One Acidobacteriota bacterium genomic window, CGCGCGGTGGTCGGCCCGCGCGCAATGATGCGTTGAATTTTGCGCTCGGGATCATCCACCGTGATGACTTTGGTCGGATAGGAAATCACTTGCGCGGCCATGCCCTGGGGCGGAAAGCCTTTGAGTTTGATTTGCAGGACGCCGTTTTCGACGCTGGATTCCGGCGCCAGCCGCCAGCCGGCGGTCGGCGCCTGACCCGTGATCGAAATCAACAGCTTGCCGTCAGCGTTGCGTTCGGCCAATAGATTGCTGACGTTGACGGCCTGCAACTCCCCGGCGTCGCGTCCGGTCTCCAACGGGACGGGCGCTTTGACGGGGCGGGCTGCCGGACTGTTTTGCGCTGGTCTGGTGGGGCTGGCGCTGCCTTTCGGTGACGACCCCTGACTGTTTTTGTTCGCGGCGCCTTTCAACGGCGGCGCCGGACTAAAAGTGGTGTTCGCCTGGGGACGCGGGCGCGGCACCGAGGTCTCATAGCCTGCTGGCGGTGGATTCTCGTAATTACCGCCGCGTGTTCGTGGCGTTTCATTGAGTGGTTCGAGTGCGCCAGATTCCGCCTGCGCGCCGGACGTGCCGTACAACGCGAGCGGCTGATTTAACTCAACCCCGATGGACATGCCTGGTTCTGCCACAGCCTGTTTACCTTTGGCGAGCAAGGCCGCCGCTACGCCTATGCCCGCGCCCAGTCCCGCGCCCAACACCGCCCCTACAGTGACCGCGCCGATCAGCGCACCCGCGCCCGTGCCCGCGCCGATAAAGGCCACCGTGCGCTTTTTGGTGGAACGCTGGCCTTGCAACGCGCCTTCGTTATCCAACTGCAATTGTGTCTGGCCTTCGGCGGGCACCAGCAGGGCGTTGAGCGGATAATGCTGGTCGCCGATGAGCAATTCGCTGAAGCCGACCTCAATGATGCCGGGCTGGCGATGCATGCGGGCGCGTTGCACAAATTCGACCCGCCCGGTGACCAGGCTGTCGCGCGGCACCAGCAAGCGCCGTTGCTCGTCGAACACAGAAGCTGTCACGCGCGCGCGAAAAACATCGCCGACACGCGCGGACTTGGAATCCAGCCGCGTTTCGACGGCGCAAAGCAAGGTCATGCCTTTGGGCAGGGTGGCCGCGCTCGTCAACAACTGGGCGGGCTGCGGCGCGGCTGTGGTGTCGCTGGTGGGCCGACGCAAACGGTCTTGGGCCTGTGCCGTCAAGGACGGCACGGCCATCAGGGCCATCAAGGATTGAAGCAACAGGGCAGCGCACAATAAGAAGCTACGCCCGGCCAGCCAATAAAATTTCATAACGCACCTCGGGAAAAAGCTGGTTACAAGTCACGTTCGCGGGTCAGCCCAATGCAGGCCTGGCAAGCGCCCAGTGGGCGGAACAGACACCCACGGCAATTGCTTACCTGCATGGTCAAAGGACAAGCTGTTTGATTTGTTGAGGGGGAACCAAGTGTATGCTGGCGGCGTAGGCTTGTAAAGCTGATCTGGCTTGCACCTTCCGCCAAACTTATGCGGGCAGAAGGTGCAAGCCAGGGTTGCGTAAAGTTTTACTTCAGGTTGTACGCGCGGCGACCGCAGTGCTTCAGACGACTGCGCGCACGCGGTTGCAACGCGCTTTAGAGCGGTTCGCATTTCGATGTACGGGAAAATTCGCGGAGCGGGGCGGTACCGCGCGCGTGAGCAAGCGGTGACTAGGCGGTTCGGCCAACGGCATAAGCTCGACGCGCCGCTTGCTCACGCGCGCGGTACCGCCCCAGCGCTACACGTTATCCCGTACATTCAATTATAACCTGCTTTAATTGTCTACTTCGTCGCCTTCCGCATCTTCTTTGCCCTTGAGTGCCTTGGCGACTTTTTTCTCGGCGCTCGAACGGCTCAACTCATAGATGATGTCCTGGCCGTCCCACACCTTGCGCAAAAAATACTGATCGCCATAGCGGCGGAACGAGAGGCGCGATTTCATCTTTTTGTTTTCTTTGTCGCGCACGGCGGTGAAATTGATCGCTTTTTTGCCCTTGTTATTGCTAATGCGCATGACGCCGGTCTCGCTGACCGATTCGATGATGTATTCGCCTTTGGGAAACTTCTTGTTGCCAATGTGAAAGTCAAAGGGAACTTTGGCTTGGATGCGGAAACTGATAAGCGGCACGGCCAGGGTCGAAGCCGAAGCCATAAAAACCATAGCGCCCAACAGCGCCAGTTTGACCAATTGCTTTTTCATAACGATCTCCTGAAAAGAAAAGGCCGCCTCTGTTGGCAGAGAGCCGCACGAACACCTTGCGCTGCCAAAAGCGGCGGCAGATTTGTGAGTTAGAATCCGCGCCCGAGGGTGAAGTAAATTTTATTGGCCTCGTTCGTGTGCGCGAAATCCAAACGAACGGCGAAATCTCTGTTGTAACGGTATTGCACGCCGATGCCGGTGCCGAAGCGCCAGTTACGTGAGTCAAAACGGTCATTGCCGCTGAATTGCGCGGGCAGCCGGGGCCGCTTATCGCCCCAGACCTGACCGCCATCGCCGAAGCCGACGAGATCAAGACCACGCCGGTCTTTCTGTTTCCAGACGGTCTGGCGCAACTCGGTCGAAAAGAGCAGCAGGTTGTTGGCGCGAAAACGGAAGGTATGGAAGCCGCGCACATAGCTGCGCCCGCCCAGTGCAGACTCATCGTAGAAGGGAATCAGGTTGTTGCTGCCGGTGGGGTTCTTCAACTCGACATAATTGCGGACGGCGAGCGAAGTCCAGGGGCTGCCCAAGGGGAGATAGCCGCGCAGATCGGATTCAAATTCCGTCCAGCGATACCCGGTCGCGCGGTCGCCCGTGCCCCGGTTGCCGCCGAGGCGTTCGTACACGTAAAACCCTTTGGTCAGCCCCTTTTCGTTGTTGCGGAAATTGGCCTCGGCATAGACACCGTAAGAAAAAATGTCGAGGTTCGTGCGCAAGCCGGGCGCAAAGCGCAGCGGCTCCGGCGTGGCCGGGTTGCCGGTGAACAGTTGATCCACCGGTTTGTCCTTCTTATCCACGCCGCGATAGGTGGCAGTGTTGGCTTGGCGCACGTAGCCGCCAAGCTGGAAATGTTTCGAGAAATCATAAAAGTAGGCGCCAGTGACGGAGCGTTGTTCAAGATCAAAGTTCGTCTCGAAGGCATCCGTCGTGCGCGGGCCGATGCCGAAGAAGTTGTCCTTGGTGCGGCGCAGGTAGGTGAAATAAACCTCGGCGTGCGAGTTTGCCGAACCGAGCTTGGGCACGTAAAAACCAACCTCGCCCTTGCGGTAAAGCCTAGTCGAAGTCAGCGCGCGCGCCCGCAATTCAAGGCCCGGCAGGCTGTCGGCGGTGGTGAATTCAACGCCGAAGCCACCGAAGCCCGCGCCTTGCTCGAAGCCGCCGAACAAGCCGTTGACATGCTTGACGAGTTTGATGCCGAGCAGGTTTTCGCGGCGCGGGGCATTGCGGTCATAGGTTTTGACGCGGTCGGCGAGTTGGTTGGGCGTTTGCGAAGCCGGTTCGGAAATCGGCGTGGGCGTTGGCGCCGCTGAATTCAGCGGCGCCAACGTAGAGCGCTCTGGCGTGCTGCTCAAGGTCGAAGCGGTTGTGAGCTGCGTGCTCACCTGCTTCAACGGTTGAGAGACATTTGATTGGGCATAGGTGGCGATGGTAAAGGTGAAGGCGCAGAATGCACCGGTGATTGCGCAGGCCGTAGCCTGTATTTGTGGGGTTGTTTTCATAATCCATTCTCCTTAGTCGTTTGCCGCAGTTTTATCTTTTATCTTTGTGTTTGAGGTAGTCAGCGTGCGTTTTGCAATACGGAGAGCGCCCGCTGGCTGGATTCAGTACGTTGCTGCAATTACGCTGTCATCAAGCCTGCGTAGTTTGCCAGATTCGTTTTATTTTGGGCAAATTGATCTGGCGTCGAGGAGTAACGATGGAATTCACGATTGCACCGCTCACCGTGCGCGAGTGGCCGCAAGTGCGCGCGATATATCAAGCGGGCCTGGTGACGGGCCAGGCGACGTTTCAGACCAGCGCGCCCGCTTGGCCGGAATGGGACGCCGGTCATTTGCCGCAGTGCCGTCTGGTTGCTTGTGCGGGCGAAGCCGTGCTGGGTTGGGCGGCGTTGAGTCCCACCTCCAAACGGGCATGCTATGCGGGTGTGGCCGAAGTCAGCGTTTACATCGCCGAAGCCGCGCGTGGCTGTGGCCTCGGCACGGCCCTGATGACCGCGTTGATTGCTGAATCTGAACAGCAGGGCATTTGGACATTGTACTCATCCATCTTCCCGGAAAACGCGGCCAGTTTGCGCTTGCACCTCCGGCATGGGTTTCGCGAAATCGGCAGGCGCGAGCGCATTGCTCAGTTGCACGGCGTCTGGCGCGATACGGTTTTGCTGGAGCGCCGGAGCCGCGTCGTTGGTGTTGATTGAACGGGCCTGAAGTTTGCACTTGTCGCTTCGGAGCGGCGTGTGCCCGTGACACGCGGCGGCCTTGCCAGCTTGCCAGCTTGACAGCCGCAGTGTTGCGGTTAAAGATCGTGCCCGCATTTCATCCCCACAAACAGCAGTAGCCACACCAGCGTTTCCCCCCGCAAAGCCTCTCTTACCAGCAACGTCGGGAGCGGCTCGCCTCGCGCTGCTTTTGAGAAGGCGTCTCACTGACCAACCAGAATTTAGCCAGCTTTTAGGAGGATTTCGGCATGTGGAACGAGTTCAAGGAGTTTATCAATAAAGGCAACGTCTTTGATTTAGCGGTCGGCGTCATCATCGGCGGCGCCTTCGGCAAAATCGTCTCGTCCGTGGTGGACGATTTGCTGATGCCGCTGATCGGCAAGGCGCTGGGCGGCGTGGATTTCGCCAGCGCCAAAATCGTGCTGGGCACCAGGCTGGAAGGCGACAAGGTGGTCGAAATCGCGCTGCGTTATGGCAGTTTCATTCAACACGTGATTGATTTCGTCTTGCTGGCCTTGGTCGTTTTTCTGTTGGTGCGGGCCTACAACCGGATGCGCGCCGCCGCGCCGCCGCCGCCGCCTTCTTCGACCGAGGTGTTGTTGACGGAAATCCGCGATGCCTTGAAAGCGCGCTGATCTCAACAATAGTGCGGCTTACAAAAGGCAGGGTGAGAGGCCCTGCCTTTTGTTTGAGAGTTGCTGAAAAGGTCTGTGGTGTTCTCATGCTCGAAGTCATTGCCTGTTCGGTGGCCGATGCTCTGGCCGCTGAAGCCGGGGGCGCAGACCGGCTTGAATTAGTGCGCGATCTGGAAGTCGGCGGGTTGACCCCGCCCTTCGCGTTGGTGCGAGAAGTGTTAGCGGCGGTGCGTATTCCGGTGCGGGTGATGTTGCGCGAGGAGGAAGATTTTTTTGTCCAGGACGCAAAAAAGATTGAAAGACTTTGCGCCCAGGCCCGTTCATGCGCTGAGTTGTCGGTTGTCCGGTCAAAGGCAGCCACAGCGCAAGTGGATGGGTTGGTGTTAGGGTTTTTGACAGGTCAACGAGATGCCCCGCGCATCAATCACACCTTGCTCGCGCAAGTCTTGGCGAGCGCGCCGGGGACCAAAGCGACGTTTCATCGCGCGTTTGAGGCCGTGCCGGATTCCTGGCAGGCGATTCGAGAACTCAAACGCCATCCGCAAATAGATCGCATACTGACGAGCGGTGATTCCAAAGACATTAACAAAGAATGGCCGCAACGATTGACAGGGCTGGCTGAGTTGGCTCGCGTGGCCGCGCCGGAGATCGCGATCCTGGTGGGCGGCGGCGTCGAGCGGAATACTATCGAGGCACTATGCCAAAAAAAGACGAAGGTCGAATTTCACGTGGGGCGGGCGGTACGCGAACCGTGCACGAACAGCGGAGCGGTGCGCGCCGCTCTGGTGCGGAAACTGGTCAAGTGCTTGCAGGACGGGGCGGCTGTGTGCGGGGGAGAGTTGGAGAGTTGAAGAATTTCTCCCTTGCTCCCCGCCCCTTTGTCGCCCCGTCTTTGCCTGGCGTGCTAGAATGCGCGCGGCTTTTCACCCTTGCAAAGCCCTTAAGTGTTTGGAGTTCGGGCCTGAGCGCCGCCGTGACCAGCGCCCTGGGCGGTGATGGTCTGGTGTGGGCGAATGAAACCGGATTTGGCGCGGGCGATTTTGCCGTCACGAGCGAGACCGCCGCAGAGGCCGAACCCCGATTCGCTCCGGTGCGCGACCGGCTGGCAGAGGCGAAGTTGGCGGAGATGAAGACGGACGATTTCACAGCGCGTTACGCACGCACCATTCAGTCTCTCTGGGAGGGCGTGGTGGAGCGTTACGGCGTCACGCAAGCCGAGTTCGCTCAGCGCTTGCAAGCTGTGCTGACGCGCGCCAACAAAAACGCCGACACTGCCGCAGAACTCGAACACGCCGCCGACGCTTTGACCAGCCTGCGCGCTGACGAATTATGCCTCGCCGTTGCCTGCGAAAAGGGCGATGAAAAAGCTTGGCGCACCTTTGAGACCGAATACAAACACGGCATGCACGCGGCGGCGCGGGCCTTGACCAAAGACGATGCCGAGGGCGAAGACCTGGTGCAATTCGTCTTCGGCGAGCTTTACGGCATCCGGCAGGAGGGCGACCGCCGTTTGAGCAAGCTCGCGCATTATTCGGGGCGCGGTTCATTGGGCGGCTGGTTGCGCGCGGTGATCTATCAGGCCTTCATTGATCGCAAGCGCCAGACGGCGCGCTTTGAGCAGGTCGAAGAGGTCAGCGAATTCGACCGCCTGGCCAATCACTACGCCGATTTGGCGAACGGCGCGAACGGCTATCACGCGCCGCTGCACGCGCCCATAGTGCATCCCGATGACATCGAAGACACGCGCTTGCGCCGCGCCACCGAAGAGGCGATGTCGCAGGCCTTTGCCGCGCTCGATCCCAAAGACCGGCTGATGCTCAACTATTACTATTTCGATGACCTGACGTTGCGCGAAATCGGTTTGCTGATGAGCGTGCACGAAGCGACCATCAGCCGCTGGCTCGCCAAAGCCCAAAAACAGGTCAAAAAGAAAACCGAAGAAATTTTGCAGCGCAACTATGGCTTACGCCGCGCCGAGATCGCCGAGTGTCTGGCCCTGGCGGCGCGTTCAGAAGTGGATGTCAGAAAGCTGATCAGCGAGGCGAGCGCTGCCGTCGTCGAGCGCGCGCCCTGATGATTGCGGCTGAAATTTGATCCGAGTTTGACCGACACGCTTTTCGTCAATACGCAAGCTTAGGCTCTCAAGACGTTCAAGTGGCGACAGGGAAACGGGAGCAGAGCCAGTCTTAACGGTTTGCACCTTTGGAAACCCCCTTTACAAAGTGAAACAGCAGTGGCACACAAACAATACAATCCGGCTGATGATTTTGACCTGATGCTGCGGCGGCATCTGCGGCAGGGCGGCGCGCCGGTTGCGCCCTGTGCGGGCTTCGATGCCGACACGGCCAGCGCCTATGTCGAGCGCGCCCTCGCAGCGCCCGGCCAGCTTCGATTTGAAAAACATTTGGCAAATTGCGCCGCTTGCCGGCGTCACATCGTGGCCTTGGCGCGCTTGAGCGATCAACTTAGCCCCTTGCCCGCGGCGTCACCAGCCGCGCCCGTACAGGTTGCCGAACCGTTGTGGACGCGCGGGCGGCGGGCCGTGGCGCAATGGCTCGATTTCAGCGCCTGGAATTCAGGTTGGACGGCGGCGGCGGGCGTGGCCTGCGCCGTGTTATTTGCCGTGCTGGGCGCGGGCGTTTGGTGGCGCGCACAGGCGCCGCAAGCCGGGCAGGCTGCCAAGGTCGCAGCGCGGCTTGCCGAAACGCCTGCGGCAATGTCCGATACCGCTGAAAGCACGCCGCCACTTTCCGCCAATTCGTTAAATGACGCGGCGAAGAATGCCGCAGCGAACGTGGCCCCGACGACCCCGACAACATTGAACCAGCCCGCTACCAACGAGCCGGTGGTGACCACACAGCCGGGCACGCCACTGATTAGTTTGCTCAAGGCTGAGTCAGCCGCCCCCGCGCGGCCTGCCATTCCGCCGCCAGCCACCACGCCGAATTTCCCGGTCACGGGCAATCCGGCGGCGCTGACCGCCCACACGTCGGAATTGCGCGCGCTGGCAATGGAAGCCAGCGCGCCAACCGTGGCCGCGCCGCCCGTGCCAGCCCCGGCGTTCAATCCGCCCGCGACGGCAATTTCATTCAATCATCAAAATGGCAATCAACCGGCTGGCGGGGTTAGCCCTCTGCATCTGGGTGGTGTCATCCTGCCGGGGGAGATGGGCTTGCAGCCAAGCCAGCCTGAGACAAAAGAGATGGCGAAGGAACTGCTTTTGCCAAAACCGCGCCGCCCTCGCTCAGGAGAAGCGCTTGCGACCAAGGCGGATGCCGGCAAGACCGCCAGCAACAACGAATTATTGAAAGCGCTCAAGGGCCGTTCGCTCGGGTTTATGCCGCTGAAAGGTTCCGATAAGGAAGCCAAAGGCATTGACGCCCGCACTAAAGAGGCCGACCTCAAAGAAGCCCAGGAGCAACCAAAACTCTTGATGAAGCGGCTCAACGGGCACGTCTTTTATTTCGACCACGGTTTCTGGATTGATGAGGATTACAAGTCTGAAACTTCAATGACCATCAAGCGCCTGCAACGTGGCAGCCAGGAATACCAGCAAATCCTGATTCAAAACCCTTCGCTCGAACAGTTCTTCCAACTCGGCCAGGTCATCGTCGTGTGGAAGGGGGTTGTTTACGAAGTTCGGAAGTAGTCAGTAGTCAGTAGGCGAGAGCTGTAAGCCTGACTTGTTCCCTTCTGGCTGTTTCGCCTACTGACTACTGACTACTGACTACTGACTACTGACTACTGACTACTGACTACTGACTACTGCTTCCTATTCCAAACCTTCCCGCCTATAATCCCCGGCGTAATCCCGCTATCTGGCAAAAATACCGTCCGTTCCAAATGAGAGAGGAAGATCAATGAGACAAGCGCTCCGCTTGAGTTTCGGTTTTGTCTTGCTGGCCAGTCTGGCTTTGCCCGTGGCGCAAGCACAGCAGGTGCAAAGCGCCGCCAAACTCAATCCCCAGATCGAAAAGATCGTCGCTGAAATTTCGGCGGCTAACATCGAAGCCAACCTGCGCAAACTGGTGAGCTTCGGTACGCGCCATACCTTGTCAGATCAGGAAAGTGAAACGCGCGGCATCGGCGCGGCGCGGCGCTGGATCAAGGCCGAGATGGATAAATACAGCCGCGAATCCGGGGGCCGTTTGCAAGTGACCGAAGACGAATTCATGCAACCCGCCGGGGGCCGCGTCACCAAAGAAACCAAACTCGTCAACGTCGTCGCCACGTTGCCGGGTGTCCAAGCCGAAGCCAAAGACCGCCTGGTCGTAGTCAGCGGCCATTACGACTCCTGCGTTTGTAAGCAAAGCATGACCGATGCCGAAAGCGATGCGCCGGGCGCGAGCGATTACGCTTCGGGCACGGCGGCGGTAATGGAAATGGCGCGCGTGATGTCCAAATACGAATTCGACGCGACCATCGTGTTTATGACCGTGCCGGGCGAAGAGCAGGGCTTGTTGGGCGCGCATCATTGGGCCGAAGAGGCGAAGAAGAAAAACCTGAACATCACGGCCATGTTCACCAACGACATTATCGGGAACACTCTGGGCGACAACGGCGTGCGAGATAACCGGCGCGTGCGTGTTTTTGCCGAAGGCGTGCCCACGACCGAAACGGAAGCCGAAGCGCGCGCGCGCCAATCGAATGGAGGCGAAAACGACGGCCCTTCGCGGCAGTTGGGCCGTTACATCAAAGAGATTGGCGAACGCTACGTGAGCAATTTTGAAGTGACGTTGATTTTCCGTCGAGACCGTTATGGACGTGGCGGCGATCACAGCGCCTTTTTACAACGCGGCTTTCCGGCGGTGCGTTTTACCGAACCGAATGAAGCCGACACCCGTCAGCATCAGAAAGTGCGCGAGGAAAATGGCATCAAATACGGTGACGTGTTCGAACTGGTTGACCCGGCTTACATTGCGCAAGTCACGCGCGTGAACGCGGCAGCCCTGGCGAGTATGGCGCTGGCGCCAGCCGCGCCCAGTTCTGGCAACGCAGCGTCGAAACCGGCGCGGTGAACGATTTCGTCGTAAAGGGGTATTCCAAAGACGATTACTTTTTTGCGGTGCAAGCCGTGGACAAAGACGGCAACGCCAGTGTGCCAGTGTTCCCGCGCGCGCCGCAAAACAATCGGGGGAGTGCATCAGCAGCGAATCCGGCCACGAACCCGATTCGCTGAGGTCTTGATAATTTAAGTATAGCAATCATCCGTAGTCTTTCCGCAGTGCGAGAGTGTAGTAGTTGCTCCGAAGCGGGCTGGCTGGATAAGCATCCACCCCTTGCTGGCCGCTTCATTGACTAACACCAGTGATCTGAAGGGAGAAAACAAGATGAATTCATGGCTTTGGTTTTTGATTATCGGCGCCGCCGCGGGTTGGTTGGCTGGCACATTGATGCGTGGCGGCGGATTCGGTTTACTTGGCGACATCCTCGTGGGAATCGTGGGTGCGGTAATTGGCGGTTGGTGTTTTGGCTTTCTCGGCATTCATGCTGGCGGCCTGCTTGGTTCGCTGGTCACCGCGACGGTGGGCGCGATCATTTTGATCTGGATTATCCGCATGCTCAAAAAAGCTTGAGGCATTCGGTTGACTGGCGGGCAGGGCGGAGCACGCCGCCTTGCCCGCCGTTTTGAGGTTTTATGCAGTATCGCAAGTTATTATTCGCCATTTTTCTTCTTTGTCTGAACGTTACTTACGCGGCGGCCCAGCAACCTGCCAAAGTGCGCAAGCCTGTCAAAAATCCGCCGCAATATCCGAACATCATTGATCTGGAAGGGCAGCAGCCGCAGCCCACGCAACAGCCGCAAACACAAGTGCCACCCCCCGCCGCTACGACGCCCGCGTTGCAATCCGAGGCGCTGGTGCAAGC contains:
- a CDS encoding BamA/TamA family outer membrane protein, whose translation is MKTTPQIQATACAITGAFCAFTFTIATYAQSNVSQPLKQVSTQLTTASTLSSTPERSTLAPLNSAAPTPTPISEPASQTPNQLADRVKTYDRNAPRRENLLGIKLVKHVNGLFGGFEQGAGFGGFGVEFTTADSLPGLELRARALTSTRLYRKGEVGFYVPKLGSANSHAEVYFTYLRRTKDNFFGIGPRTTDAFETNFDLEQRSVTGAYFYDFSKHFQLGGYVRQANTATYRGVDKKDKPVDQLFTGNPATPEPLRFAPGLRTNLDIFSYGVYAEANFRNNEKGLTKGFYVYERLGGNRGTGDRATGYRWTEFESDLRGYLPLGSPWTSLAVRNYVELKNPTGSNNLIPFYDESALGGRSYVRGFHTFRFRANNLLLFSTELRQTVWKQKDRRGLDLVGFGDGGQVWGDKRPRLPAQFSGNDRFDSRNWRFGTGIGVQYRYNRDFAVRLDFAHTNEANKIYFTLGRGF
- a CDS encoding N-acetyltransferase, with product MEFTIAPLTVREWPQVRAIYQAGLVTGQATFQTSAPAWPEWDAGHLPQCRLVACAGEAVLGWAALSPTSKRACYAGVAEVSVYIAEAARGCGLGTALMTALIAESEQQGIWTLYSSIFPENAASLRLHLRHGFREIGRRERIAQLHGVWRDTVLLERRSRVVGVD
- the mscL gene encoding large-conductance mechanosensitive channel protein MscL, with translation MWNEFKEFINKGNVFDLAVGVIIGGAFGKIVSSVVDDLLMPLIGKALGGVDFASAKIVLGTRLEGDKVVEIALRYGSFIQHVIDFVLLALVVFLLVRAYNRMRAAAPPPPPSSTEVLLTEIRDALKAR
- a CDS encoding sigma-70 family RNA polymerase sigma factor, with the translated sequence MTSALGGDGLVWANETGFGAGDFAVTSETAAEAEPRFAPVRDRLAEAKLAEMKTDDFTARYARTIQSLWEGVVERYGVTQAEFAQRLQAVLTRANKNADTAAELEHAADALTSLRADELCLAVACEKGDEKAWRTFETEYKHGMHAAARALTKDDAEGEDLVQFVFGELYGIRQEGDRRLSKLAHYSGRGSLGGWLRAVIYQAFIDRKRQTARFEQVEEVSEFDRLANHYADLANGANGYHAPLHAPIVHPDDIEDTRLRRATEEAMSQAFAALDPKDRLMLNYYYFDDLTLREIGLLMSVHEATISRWLAKAQKQVKKKTEEILQRNYGLRRAEIAECLALAARSEVDVRKLISEASAAVVERAP
- a CDS encoding zf-HC2 domain-containing protein, whose translation is MAHKQYNPADDFDLMLRRHLRQGGAPVAPCAGFDADTASAYVERALAAPGQLRFEKHLANCAACRRHIVALARLSDQLSPLPAASPAAPVQVAEPLWTRGRRAVAQWLDFSAWNSGWTAAAGVACAVLFAVLGAGVWWRAQAPQAGQAAKVAARLAETPAAMSDTAESTPPLSANSLNDAAKNAAANVAPTTPTTLNQPATNEPVVTTQPGTPLISLLKAESAAPARPAIPPPATTPNFPVTGNPAALTAHTSELRALAMEASAPTVAAPPVPAPAFNPPATAISFNHQNGNQPAGGVSPLHLGGVILPGEMGLQPSQPETKEMAKELLLPKPRRPRSGEALATKADAGKTASNNELLKALKGRSLGFMPLKGSDKEAKGIDARTKEADLKEAQEQPKLLMKRLNGHVFYFDHGFWIDEDYKSETSMTIKRLQRGSQEYQQILIQNPSLEQFFQLGQVIVVWKGVVYEVRK
- a CDS encoding M28 family peptidase; amino-acid sequence: MRQALRLSFGFVLLASLALPVAQAQQVQSAAKLNPQIEKIVAEISAANIEANLRKLVSFGTRHTLSDQESETRGIGAARRWIKAEMDKYSRESGGRLQVTEDEFMQPAGGRVTKETKLVNVVATLPGVQAEAKDRLVVVSGHYDSCVCKQSMTDAESDAPGASDYASGTAAVMEMARVMSKYEFDATIVFMTVPGEEQGLLGAHHWAEEAKKKNLNITAMFTNDIIGNTLGDNGVRDNRRVRVFAEGVPTTETEAEARARQSNGGENDGPSRQLGRYIKEIGERYVSNFEVTLIFRRDRYGRGGDHSAFLQRGFPAVRFTEPNEADTRQHQKVREENGIKYGDVFELVDPAYIAQVTRVNAAALASMALAPAAPSSGNAASKPAR
- a CDS encoding GlsB/YeaQ/YmgE family stress response membrane protein; its protein translation is MNSWLWFLIIGAAAGWLAGTLMRGGGFGLLGDILVGIVGAVIGGWCFGFLGIHAGGLLGSLVTATVGAIILIWIIRMLKKA